One window of Hymenobacter sp. BRD128 genomic DNA carries:
- a CDS encoding beta-1,6-N-acetylglucosaminyltransferase has translation MHLNYIVLAHKNPEQLTRMIKRLDCPEARFYINIDIPVELAPFQAGLAENPRCLFFTGPQRLNTMWGHVNAVKAALVGIAQILADQRTGYTILISGQDYPIKSNIFVKEFYKKNYGINFIECFPLPVTSHTAPNIHGGLARESWIHPEYGSNGGMDRLNHYTFFLSTKREDNVSIPPIFSRDFLSMRNMRCALGLLRRQPAIFRKLLSKRKFPSDLLPYGGSQWWALPYETIAFLNKYIKENPYFLDFNDFTLLSDEIFFQTVVANNFKRIAPPVAYVNFTRPTGPWPATFVATDVDELVESTCLYARKFDQDQDRKILDTLDEINQTASFLN, from the coding sequence ATGCACTTGAATTACATTGTTCTAGCCCATAAAAATCCTGAACAGCTGACCCGCATGATAAAGCGGCTTGACTGCCCTGAAGCCCGATTCTACATCAACATTGATATCCCCGTAGAGTTGGCTCCTTTTCAGGCAGGGCTGGCTGAAAACCCTCGATGCCTCTTCTTCACAGGGCCTCAACGGCTGAATACAATGTGGGGCCATGTAAATGCTGTAAAAGCAGCTTTAGTAGGCATCGCCCAAATCTTAGCCGACCAGCGCACTGGCTACACTATTCTTATTAGCGGTCAAGACTATCCAATTAAAAGCAATATATTTGTAAAAGAATTTTACAAAAAAAACTATGGCATTAATTTTATTGAATGTTTCCCATTGCCTGTCACATCCCATACCGCACCCAATATTCACGGCGGCTTGGCCCGTGAAAGTTGGATTCATCCTGAATATGGATCTAACGGTGGTATGGATAGACTAAATCATTACACCTTCTTTCTTTCGACCAAGCGAGAAGATAATGTAAGTATTCCACCCATCTTCTCGCGCGATTTTTTGAGCATGCGCAATATGCGTTGCGCGTTAGGCCTCCTTAGACGCCAACCAGCTATTTTCCGCAAACTATTATCTAAACGCAAGTTTCCCAGTGACCTACTCCCCTACGGTGGCTCACAGTGGTGGGCACTCCCTTACGAAACAATCGCTTTTTTGAATAAATATATTAAAGAAAATCCGTATTTTCTTGATTTCAACGACTTTACCTTATTATCCGATGAAATTTTTTTTCAAACAGTAGTAGCCAATAATTTTAAGAGGATTGCCCCACCAGTTGCATATGTCAACTTCACACGCCCCACCGGTCCTTGGCCTGCAACCTTTGTCGCTACTGATGTGGATGAATTAGTTGAGAGTACTTGTTTATACGCTCGGAAATTCGACCAAGACCAAGACAGAAAAATTTTAGATACTCTGGATGAGATAAATCAAACTGCGAGTTTTCTCAACTAA
- a CDS encoding UDP-glucose/GDP-mannose dehydrogenase family protein, whose protein sequence is MKIAVVGTGYVGLVTGTCFAEVGINVTCIDIDEKKIANLRNGILPIYEPGLEEMVSRNVKAERLHFSTNLGEAIKGADVAFIAVGTPPGEDGSADLKYVLAVARGIGENVDNYCVVVTKSTVPVGTAAKVRTELESALAKRGASVEFDVASNPEFLKEGAAIDDFLKPDRIVVGVSSDRAEEMMRRLYKPFLLNGHPIIFMDIPSAEMTKYAANSMLATKISFMNDIANLCEIMGADVNKVRQGIGSDARIGTKFIYPGIGYGGSCFPKDVKALIKTAQENGYQMQVLQAVEGVNEAQKEVLFSKVKKHFGGDLKGKKFAIWGLSFKPKTDDMREAPSLVIIEKLLAEGATVSAYDPVAIAEAKHTLHDTITYAKDQFEALVDADALLVVTEWPEFRSPSFEVVGRLLKQKVIFDGRNIYDPAEMKEAGFAYHCIGIRTTHAEPVA, encoded by the coding sequence ATGAAAATCGCAGTTGTAGGAACCGGCTATGTCGGATTGGTAACGGGAACTTGCTTTGCCGAGGTGGGCATCAATGTAACCTGCATTGACATTGATGAGAAGAAAATTGCAAACCTGCGCAATGGAATTTTGCCCATCTACGAGCCTGGCCTGGAAGAAATGGTAAGCCGTAACGTGAAAGCAGAACGGCTACATTTTTCGACTAACCTTGGAGAAGCGATTAAGGGAGCTGACGTGGCCTTTATTGCGGTAGGTACTCCTCCGGGTGAGGATGGCTCAGCCGACCTGAAATATGTGCTCGCTGTGGCGCGTGGCATCGGCGAGAATGTTGATAATTATTGCGTTGTCGTGACTAAAAGCACGGTACCGGTTGGTACTGCCGCCAAAGTACGGACGGAGCTAGAAAGTGCTTTGGCCAAGCGTGGGGCCAGCGTCGAATTTGACGTGGCATCTAATCCGGAGTTTCTGAAGGAAGGCGCGGCTATCGATGACTTCCTTAAGCCTGACCGCATTGTGGTAGGCGTTAGCTCCGACCGGGCCGAGGAAATGATGCGCCGTCTCTACAAGCCCTTCCTACTGAATGGCCACCCGATTATCTTCATGGATATCCCGTCGGCCGAAATGACGAAATACGCCGCTAACTCCATGCTGGCGACTAAAATTTCGTTTATGAATGATATTGCTAACCTGTGCGAAATCATGGGGGCCGATGTAAATAAAGTGCGCCAGGGTATCGGTTCCGACGCCCGTATTGGTACCAAGTTTATTTATCCCGGCATCGGTTATGGCGGCTCTTGCTTTCCTAAGGATGTGAAGGCACTCATAAAAACAGCTCAGGAAAACGGCTACCAGATGCAGGTGCTGCAAGCAGTGGAAGGCGTGAATGAAGCCCAGAAGGAGGTCTTGTTCAGCAAGGTAAAAAAACACTTTGGGGGCGACCTAAAGGGTAAAAAATTTGCTATTTGGGGCCTGTCATTCAAGCCCAAAACCGATGATATGCGCGAAGCCCCTTCGCTGGTTATTATTGAAAAGCTGCTCGCCGAGGGCGCTACAGTGTCGGCCTACGACCCGGTGGCCATTGCTGAAGCCAAGCACACACTGCACGATACTATTACTTATGCGAAGGACCAGTTTGAAGCCCTAGTGGATGCTGATGCTTTGCTGGTAGTGACGGAATGGCCCGAATTTCGGTCACCTTCTTTTGAGGTAGTTGGTCGCCTGCTCAAGCAAAAAGTAATTTTCGATGGGCGCAATATCTATGACCCGGCTGAGATGAAAGAAGCCGGATTTGCCTACCATTGCATTGGTATCCGCACTACGCACGCTGAGCCAGTAGCGTAA
- a CDS encoding ABC transporter ATP-binding protein has product MSKNIVWRSLDSIRYYLSPNDKQKSIAMLFWLILTSVLDVFGLASLVPVIMAASRPGSILKNRYSYWLYNVLNFNSEKHFLLFLMVGIFLFFIAKNILSTLINYQQVKFSARLAVQVVSSQFQKHINLPYLKFNEVGSPNFMNSTLNISNSYVAGIIRQLFILFAEIIIVILVIVSMLVYQPILFLILGAVLVPSMVLIYRLLRNRANEVGTKLNLLRPLSYPPIIESFIGFVELRLAGKQQQFKQYLIDNQEAIQELEATSYLYSLMPQRLIEMVAIAAIVLIFLYSLLFADNAAEMVTIIGLFAAAAYRLMPSMNRILTSIVSLRQSQYVLDDLMQMREYLTTTKPAQLPLKFERDIIFDNLSFTFPGSEEPVVRDISLCIARGEKVGFIGTSGSGKTTLMNLLLRSYTEQKGAIKVDGVPLTPENESAWFKLVGYVKQDTFLMEASIGENITLRDEQIDPERMKYALEQASLSDFVASLPEGINTPIGERGSRLSGGQRQRVGIARALYKQAEVLLLDEATSALDNETEREISESISKLSHTSITIFIIAHRLTTLKGCDRIYELKNGRIWAEHTYANLMQQHA; this is encoded by the coding sequence ATGAGCAAAAATATAGTCTGGCGTTCTCTTGATAGTATCCGTTACTATTTGTCGCCAAATGATAAGCAAAAGTCCATTGCCATGTTATTTTGGCTTATATTGACTTCAGTACTTGATGTATTCGGCTTAGCCTCCCTTGTACCAGTCATTATGGCAGCATCGCGACCTGGCTCTATTTTAAAAAATAGATATTCATATTGGCTATATAATGTACTGAATTTTAATTCAGAAAAGCATTTTCTGCTATTTCTAATGGTTGGCATTTTTTTGTTTTTCATTGCGAAGAACATATTATCGACGCTGATTAATTACCAGCAGGTGAAATTCAGTGCCCGATTGGCGGTACAAGTCGTTTCCAGTCAGTTTCAAAAACATATTAATCTTCCTTACTTGAAATTTAATGAGGTTGGGTCGCCCAATTTCATGAATAGTACACTGAATATTTCCAACTCTTATGTTGCCGGTATTATTCGGCAATTATTTATTCTTTTCGCAGAAATTATTATTGTAATATTAGTAATTGTGAGCATGTTGGTTTACCAACCAATACTGTTTCTTATTTTGGGTGCTGTATTAGTGCCTAGTATGGTGTTGATATATCGTCTGCTACGCAACCGAGCTAATGAAGTAGGTACAAAATTGAATTTGTTGCGACCGCTGAGTTATCCGCCTATTATAGAGTCTTTTATAGGATTTGTTGAGTTGCGACTTGCTGGTAAACAGCAGCAATTTAAGCAATATCTTATTGATAATCAAGAGGCAATTCAGGAGCTAGAAGCCACTTCGTATTTGTATTCGCTGATGCCGCAGCGTCTTATCGAGATGGTAGCTATTGCGGCTATTGTGCTCATATTTCTGTACTCACTTCTATTTGCTGATAATGCGGCGGAAATGGTGACTATTATTGGCTTATTCGCTGCGGCTGCTTACCGGCTGATGCCTTCGATGAACCGCATTTTAACCTCTATAGTCTCACTACGGCAAAGTCAATACGTTCTTGATGACCTTATGCAAATGCGGGAATATCTAACTACAACCAAGCCAGCCCAATTACCGCTGAAGTTTGAGCGCGACATAATATTTGATAACCTCTCCTTTACGTTTCCTGGGAGTGAAGAGCCCGTGGTTCGGGATATTTCTCTGTGTATAGCGCGGGGCGAAAAGGTTGGTTTCATCGGCACTTCTGGCTCTGGCAAAACAACCCTGATGAATTTGCTGCTGCGCTCATATACTGAGCAAAAGGGGGCTATTAAAGTGGATGGTGTGCCTCTGACGCCAGAAAATGAATCTGCTTGGTTTAAATTAGTGGGCTATGTTAAACAGGATACTTTTTTGATGGAGGCCTCTATTGGCGAAAATATTACACTGCGCGATGAGCAGATAGATCCTGAACGAATGAAGTACGCGCTGGAGCAGGCTTCCCTATCGGACTTCGTAGCTAGCTTGCCTGAAGGCATAAATACGCCGATTGGGGAACGTGGCTCGCGGTTATCGGGGGGGCAGCGTCAACGGGTGGGTATTGCCCGAGCCTTGTATAAACAGGCCGAAGTACTTCTGCTGGATGAAGCAACCAGTGCGCTCGATAACGAGACAGAACGAGAAATAAGTGAGTCAATTAGTAAGCTCTCACACACAAGTATTACCATTTTCATTATCGCGCACCGCCTGACTACGTTGAAGGGTTGTGATAGGATATATGAATTGAAGAACGGTCGTATATGGGCTGAGCACACGTATGCAAACTTAATGCAACAGCATGCCTAA
- the asnB gene encoding asparagine synthase (glutamine-hydrolyzing): MCGITGAYAFSDSGRLALTRLQAATDAIVRRGPDSQGHFVYDQCGLGFRRLAILDLSADGNQPMTDASGRYTIVFNGEIFNFRELREKLIKKGYQFHSQTDTEVILNLYISEGRGFIKKLNGFFGFAIYDKEENSLLIARDRYGVKPLHVYRDEDQLLFGSELKSLLALGVPRKLDYVALSQYLQLNYIPGPATIFKGVKKILPGYYLFIQGDKVVRKRWYKVPYDPKKVAKNKLTYDEQQLKLVQLMDEAVERRLVADVPLGSFLSGGIDSSVVTALAARHTPHLNTFSIGFRDEPFFDETKYANLVAKMHNTNHTVFSLSNNDLYEHIFQMLDYFDEPFADSSALAVHILSQRTRQHVTVALSGDGADEIFGGYNKHMGDFRVRQGGFKAEAVTGLNLLWDILPKSRNSYFGNKIRQFQRFSRGMLSGPKDRYWDWASFASEKEASDLLSPASRRKVDKKIAAKRRKDILENIHADGDLNEVLLTDTQLVLPYDMLTKVDLMSMANSLEVRTPFLDYKVVNFAFSLPVSSKVDGTMKKKIVQDAFRPMLPPELYDRPKHGFEVPLLKWMRGELRPLIEQDLLADDFVAGQGIFEVAAVQKLKKQLFSNNPGDAHARIWALIVFQYWWKHYMA, encoded by the coding sequence ATGTGTGGAATAACCGGCGCTTACGCCTTCTCCGACTCCGGCCGCTTGGCCCTGACCCGCTTGCAGGCGGCCACCGACGCCATTGTGCGCCGGGGCCCCGATTCGCAAGGTCATTTCGTGTATGACCAGTGCGGCCTGGGCTTTCGTCGGCTAGCCATCCTTGACCTTTCGGCCGATGGCAACCAGCCGATGACCGACGCCTCGGGCCGCTATACCATTGTCTTTAACGGGGAGATATTCAACTTTCGGGAGCTGCGCGAAAAACTGATTAAAAAAGGGTATCAGTTTCATTCGCAGACCGATACCGAGGTTATTCTGAACCTGTATATCAGCGAGGGGCGGGGATTTATCAAGAAGCTGAACGGCTTCTTCGGCTTCGCGATTTACGACAAGGAAGAAAACTCGCTGCTCATTGCCCGCGACCGCTACGGCGTGAAACCGCTGCACGTGTACCGCGACGAAGACCAGCTGCTGTTTGGCTCCGAGCTGAAATCGCTGCTAGCCTTGGGCGTGCCGCGCAAGCTCGACTACGTGGCGCTGAGCCAGTATTTGCAGCTCAACTACATTCCGGGGCCAGCCACCATCTTCAAAGGGGTCAAGAAAATACTGCCGGGCTACTATCTCTTCATCCAGGGTGATAAGGTGGTACGTAAGCGTTGGTATAAAGTCCCTTACGACCCCAAGAAGGTGGCTAAAAACAAGCTTACCTACGACGAGCAACAGCTGAAGCTGGTGCAGCTCATGGATGAGGCCGTGGAGCGCCGCCTCGTGGCCGACGTGCCGCTGGGCTCTTTTCTGAGCGGGGGCATCGATTCGAGCGTAGTAACTGCGCTGGCTGCCCGCCATACGCCGCACCTCAACACGTTCAGTATCGGCTTCCGCGACGAGCCTTTTTTCGACGAAACCAAGTATGCCAACTTGGTAGCGAAGATGCATAACACTAATCACACGGTGTTCTCGCTGAGCAACAATGACTTGTACGAGCATATTTTTCAAATGCTCGACTACTTCGACGAGCCGTTTGCCGACTCTTCGGCTCTGGCGGTGCACATCTTGAGCCAGCGCACCCGCCAGCACGTGACGGTGGCGCTGAGCGGCGATGGTGCCGACGAGATTTTTGGCGGCTATAACAAGCACATGGGCGACTTCCGGGTGCGGCAGGGCGGCTTCAAGGCCGAAGCCGTGACGGGCCTGAACCTGCTCTGGGATATTCTGCCCAAGTCGCGCAACTCATATTTTGGCAACAAAATCCGGCAGTTTCAGCGCTTCTCGCGCGGTATGCTCAGCGGCCCCAAGGACCGGTATTGGGATTGGGCTAGCTTCGCTTCCGAAAAGGAGGCTAGCGACCTGCTTAGCCCCGCCAGCCGCCGGAAGGTGGATAAAAAAATCGCCGCCAAGCGTCGCAAAGACATTCTGGAGAATATCCACGCCGACGGCGACCTTAATGAGGTGCTGCTTACGGATACCCAGTTGGTACTGCCCTACGATATGCTCACGAAGGTGGACCTAATGAGCATGGCTAACTCGTTGGAAGTCAGAACACCATTCTTGGATTATAAAGTAGTCAACTTTGCCTTCTCGCTGCCCGTCAGCAGCAAAGTTGATGGCACGATGAAGAAGAAAATCGTGCAGGATGCCTTCCGGCCCATGCTGCCGCCCGAGCTCTACGACCGCCCCAAGCACGGCTTTGAAGTGCCCCTGCTCAAGTGGATGCGCGGCGAATTGCGCCCACTCATCGAGCAGGACCTGCTAGCCGATGATTTCGTAGCAGGGCAAGGTATTTTCGAGGTGGCTGCTGTGCAGAAGCTTAAAAAGCAGCTTTTCTCAAATAATCCTGGTGACGCCCACGCGCGCATCTGGGCGCTGATAGTGTTTCAATATTGGTGGAAACACTACATGGCTTAA
- a CDS encoding DUF563 domain-containing protein: MPTLSSIIHRVSQFIPQQIKSESWDIKSAESPFAYTLPENYDELPENLKPYYKLRSIIKSTKIFVLNNVFLYNDGIVFKNFKFFIPSLPEEWLIDHVKYTILIKQWFAKKKFVDEEQVALIFDQWSSANYYHWIIDSLPRLLLLRDNFPKCKILLPYPIPAYILKTTTLLGFEEFIPVKNQEVTYFKNLILVQHTSPPKFHSSIMIRRLRQELLSSLSITAGDKSKRLYISRSKQTVRRLLNEDDILPILKSNNFEIITFEGMPFEDQVRMIIASKLIVSTHGANLTNILFAYPGTTVVEMHNKNTDNFLYFRLCTNLNLKYYSIPCEASQYIDNDGDLEVNVEYFENVLTRAIANCV, encoded by the coding sequence ATGCCCACTTTGTCATCCATTATACATAGGGTTTCTCAATTTATACCGCAACAGATAAAAAGCGAAAGCTGGGATATCAAAAGTGCGGAAAGTCCATTTGCCTATACTTTGCCAGAAAATTATGATGAATTACCCGAAAATTTAAAACCTTACTATAAATTAAGAAGTATTATTAAATCAACAAAAATTTTTGTTTTAAATAATGTTTTTTTATATAATGACGGAATAGTATTTAAAAATTTCAAATTCTTCATTCCTAGTTTACCTGAAGAGTGGTTAATTGATCATGTTAAATATACAATTCTCATCAAACAGTGGTTTGCTAAGAAAAAATTTGTAGATGAGGAGCAGGTAGCACTAATATTCGACCAATGGTCATCAGCTAATTATTATCACTGGATTATCGATTCTTTGCCAAGATTGTTGCTTCTTCGCGATAATTTTCCTAAATGTAAAATACTTTTACCATACCCGATACCAGCATACATTCTTAAGACAACTACATTGCTTGGGTTTGAAGAATTTATTCCTGTTAAAAATCAAGAAGTTACTTATTTTAAAAATCTAATATTGGTTCAGCATACTTCTCCGCCAAAATTTCATAGTTCGATTATGATAAGGCGTTTGAGACAGGAGTTGCTAAGTTCACTGTCTATTACCGCAGGTGATAAGAGCAAAAGACTGTATATTTCTCGTTCTAAGCAAACTGTGCGCAGATTATTAAATGAAGATGATATTTTGCCTATTTTAAAAAGTAATAATTTTGAAATTATTACTTTCGAAGGTATGCCATTTGAAGACCAAGTACGAATGATAATTGCTTCTAAATTAATAGTGAGCACTCACGGAGCTAATTTGACTAATATACTTTTTGCTTACCCAGGAACTACTGTAGTAGAAATGCATAATAAGAATACAGATAATTTCTTGTACTTTAGGTTATGCACAAATCTGAATTTAAAATACTATTCAATACCTTGTGAAGCAAGCCAGTATATTGATAATGATGGAGATCTTGAAGTGAACGTTGAGTATTTTGAAAATGTGCTTACGAGGGCCATTGCGAATTGTGTTTAG
- a CDS encoding DegT/DnrJ/EryC1/StrS aminotransferase family protein, protein MLATMARVYDAEWYVLGEELTLFEQEYSTFNQVAHTIGVGNGLEALTLALRALDIGPGDEVLVPSNTYIATWLAVSHTGAAPVPVEPDPATSNLDPSRLEAAITPRTRAVLPVHLYGQPCRMTEIMALARRYYLAVVEDNAQAQGATFEGQLTGSFGITSGTSFYPTKNLGALGDAGAIITNDTALALRLRQLRNYGSDQKNHHQLLGYNSRLDELQAAILRVKLRYLPAWMAQRRQLAAWYNHYLADLPGLRLPVIAPGAEPVWHLYVVHCSQRDALQHHLAANSINTLVHYPVPPHQQPAYATLGLAAGALPIAEALAATCLSLPLWPGMQEDNIATIAACIRCFFGKVSPRN, encoded by the coding sequence ATGCTGGCCACTATGGCGCGCGTGTACGACGCCGAATGGTATGTATTAGGGGAGGAACTCACCTTATTTGAGCAGGAGTACAGCACCTTCAACCAAGTAGCTCATACGATAGGAGTAGGCAACGGGCTGGAAGCCCTGACGCTGGCGCTGCGAGCTCTGGACATTGGGCCGGGCGACGAAGTGCTGGTGCCATCCAATACGTATATCGCCACGTGGCTGGCCGTCTCGCACACTGGCGCAGCGCCCGTGCCAGTCGAGCCAGACCCTGCCACGAGCAATTTGGACCCTAGCCGGCTGGAAGCCGCTATTACGCCGCGCACGCGCGCTGTGCTGCCAGTGCATTTATATGGCCAGCCCTGCCGCATGACCGAAATCATGGCCCTAGCCCGGCGCTACTACCTAGCCGTAGTAGAGGACAATGCCCAAGCCCAGGGAGCTACGTTTGAGGGGCAGCTGACGGGCAGTTTCGGAATAACCAGTGGCACAAGTTTTTACCCTACCAAAAACCTGGGTGCCTTAGGTGACGCCGGCGCCATTATTACTAATGATACGGCATTGGCCCTGCGCCTCCGGCAACTGCGCAACTACGGCTCTGACCAGAAAAATCATCATCAGCTGCTGGGCTATAATTCACGCCTTGACGAGTTACAGGCAGCCATACTGCGCGTCAAGCTACGCTATCTGCCTGCCTGGATGGCACAGCGCCGCCAGCTAGCGGCGTGGTACAACCACTATCTGGCCGATTTGCCCGGCCTGCGCCTGCCAGTAATAGCGCCGGGAGCTGAGCCAGTCTGGCATCTTTACGTGGTACATTGCTCGCAGCGCGATGCCCTTCAACATCATCTGGCAGCTAACAGCATTAATACGCTCGTGCACTACCCAGTGCCACCGCACCAGCAGCCCGCCTACGCAACGCTAGGATTAGCTGCCGGTGCGCTGCCCATTGCCGAAGCACTGGCGGCCACCTGCCTCAGTTTGCCCCTGTGGCCTGGCATGCAAGAAGATAACATTGCTACAATAGCGGCATGCATTCGCTGTTTTTTCGGTAAAGTGAGTCCGCGAAACTAG
- a CDS encoding acyl-CoA-binding protein, whose protein sequence is MSLQQDFDAAAQKVNNLPADQASQHMTELYGLYKQATEGDVNMKSGEVDATAADQASGPAGLSQAQWDSWDKYKGTSTEDAKRQYVAKVAEITGANGAGGTDASAVPTDALTNAPLAPDGPLPTGIENETTAPQPGFGPGQSTGGLRGDITAGAPYGGEDKLKGNQ, encoded by the coding sequence ATGAGCTTACAACAGGATTTTGACGCTGCCGCACAGAAAGTCAATAACTTACCCGCCGACCAAGCTTCGCAGCACATGACCGAGCTATATGGCCTCTACAAGCAGGCAACCGAAGGCGACGTAAACATGAAGAGCGGTGAGGTAGATGCTACGGCGGCCGACCAGGCCAGCGGCCCGGCCGGCCTGTCGCAGGCGCAGTGGGACTCGTGGGATAAATACAAAGGCACTTCGACCGAAGACGCCAAGCGTCAATACGTGGCCAAAGTAGCGGAAATAACCGGCGCAAACGGCGCTGGCGGCACCGATGCCAGCGCCGTGCCTACCGACGCACTTACCAATGCTCCGCTAGCCCCGGATGGCCCACTACCCACCGGTATCGAAAACGAGACTACCGCGCCGCAGCCGGGCTTCGGCCCCGGCCAGAGCACGGGCGGCCTGCGCGGCGATATCACCGCCGGCGCGCCGTATGGCGGCGAAGACAAGCTAAAAGGCAATCAATAA
- a CDS encoding integrase core domain-containing protein, protein MHADRGSQYTSDAFTTLLDRTQAISSLSRLGNPYDNALAESSWSTLKTELLPRVACFTDLEEAR, encoded by the coding sequence GTGCACGCTGACCGCGGCAGCCAGTACACCAGCGACGCTTTTACTACCCTGCTCGACCGCACCCAGGCCATTTCCAGCCTGAGTCGGCTTGGCAACCCCTACGACAACGCCTTGGCTGAGAGCAGCTGGAGTACCCTCAAAACCGAACTACTGCCCCGAGTAGCCTGCTTCACCGACTTGGAGGAAGCGCGCTAA
- a CDS encoding UDP-glucuronic acid decarboxylase family protein codes for MDNKSEKKRILITGGAGFLGSHLCDRFLAEGYHVIAMDNLVTGNLANIEHLFKREDFEFHHHDVSKFVFVPGKLDYILHFASPASPIDYLKIPIQTLKVGSLGTHNLLGLARVKGARMLIASTSEVYGDPEVHPQVEEYWGNVNPVGPRGCYDEAKRFQEAITMAYHNHHGLETRIIRIFNTYGPRMRLDDGRVLPAFLSQALRGENLTVFGDGSQTRSFCYVDDLVDGIYRLLLSDYHLPVNIGNPAEITIKEFGEEIAKLTGVEFKPTYQALPENDPMKRRPDITKAKEILGWEPKVDRAEGLRRTLEYFKEHVK; via the coding sequence ATGGATAATAAATCCGAAAAAAAGCGCATTCTCATTACTGGTGGCGCAGGCTTCTTAGGCTCTCACCTCTGCGACCGGTTTTTGGCCGAAGGTTACCACGTGATTGCGATGGATAACCTCGTGACGGGCAACTTGGCCAACATCGAGCACCTGTTTAAGCGGGAAGACTTCGAGTTTCACCACCACGACGTCAGCAAGTTTGTGTTCGTGCCTGGTAAGCTCGACTACATCCTGCACTTCGCCTCGCCGGCCTCACCGATTGACTATCTCAAAATTCCCATTCAAACCCTGAAGGTGGGTTCGCTCGGTACGCATAACCTGCTGGGTCTGGCTCGTGTAAAGGGTGCTCGCATGCTAATTGCCAGTACGTCGGAAGTATACGGTGACCCAGAGGTTCATCCACAGGTAGAGGAGTACTGGGGCAACGTGAACCCGGTCGGGCCGCGTGGCTGCTACGATGAGGCCAAGCGCTTCCAGGAAGCTATTACGATGGCTTACCATAACCACCACGGTTTGGAAACGCGCATCATCCGCATTTTCAACACCTACGGCCCGCGCATGCGCCTTGACGATGGCCGCGTATTACCAGCATTCCTCTCGCAGGCTTTGCGGGGCGAAAACCTCACGGTATTTGGCGATGGCTCGCAAACGCGCTCGTTTTGTTACGTCGATGACTTGGTAGATGGTATTTATCGGCTGTTGCTCAGCGATTACCACCTGCCGGTAAACATTGGCAACCCAGCCGAGATTACTATTAAAGAATTCGGTGAGGAAATTGCCAAGCTAACGGGGGTTGAGTTTAAGCCGACCTACCAGGCGCTGCCCGAAAACGACCCGATGAAGCGCCGGCCCGATATTACGAAAGCCAAAGAAATTCTGGGTTGGGAGCCGAAAGTAGACCGCGCCGAAGGCTTGCGCCGCACGCTGGAATACTTCAAGGAACACGTAAAGTAA